TTTTTAAAGCTTCACGATACTGAAAATGAGGATTTTTTACGTATATTAAAGCAGCTTTATTTAGAGTATCATCTCAAGCGTGAAAACTGGGACAATATAGTAGATTCCATTTATCAGGTGCTGCACCAGTATATTATTTCTCTTTCTAATATTCCTCATCTGAACGCCTATATTTCAAAGGCTGTTAAGGCTATTATTTCCAACATAGGAAACAGTAAATTCAATCTTGAAGAAATGATAGCCGATATTCCTTTAAACAATGACTATTTCCGCAAGCTTTTTCAACAGCAGATAGGAAAAACTCCGTTACAGTTTTTAACGGAGAAGCGGATTGAATATGCAAAGCAGCTTTTGCGCACAAGAAAAATTTCAAGACTTTCCGTCAAGGAAA
The nucleotide sequence above comes from Oscillospiraceae bacterium. Encoded proteins:
- a CDS encoding helix-turn-helix domain-containing protein, which produces MKINYVGRLFDNTYVVHLHNHELWEVVYYTHGKGNVQIGDEIIPFEKGDIFVIPPNIKHTDYSDTGFKNYHYTFLDFEMSVISFLKLHDTENEDFLRILKQLYLEYHLKRENWDNIVDSIYQVLHQYIISLSNIPHLNAYISKAVKAIISNIGNSKFNLEEMIADIPLNNDYFRKLFQQQIGKTPLQFLTEKRIEYAKQLLRTRKISRLSVKEIAWRSGYSDYYYFSRVFKKQTGFSPSNWKSEASGM